A single region of the Fodinicurvata sp. EGI_FJ10296 genome encodes:
- a CDS encoding 5-formyltetrahydrofolate cyclo-ligase gives MTSVSIDAKAALRRHARARRAAAHAAASGTAPSEMARQLLRAVECGNGPVVAGYTAIRDEIDPLPALAAMATAGCTTALPVVDGEAQPLVFRRWSLGDPLVPDGFSVPAPLRENPEIDPDVLLVPMLAFDREGRRMGYGAGFYDRTLQALRRRRPVIAIGLAYADQEVDRVPTDAYDEPLDWVVTERFAIRCAPTVDQP, from the coding sequence ATGACGTCAGTGTCCATCGACGCCAAGGCGGCGCTGCGCCGTCATGCCCGCGCGCGCCGCGCAGCGGCCCATGCGGCGGCGTCCGGGACCGCGCCGTCTGAAATGGCCCGACAGTTGCTCCGGGCCGTCGAATGCGGAAACGGCCCCGTTGTCGCCGGATATACTGCCATACGCGACGAGATCGACCCACTTCCCGCCCTGGCGGCCATGGCGACGGCCGGGTGTACGACGGCCTTGCCGGTGGTGGACGGCGAGGCGCAGCCGCTGGTGTTCCGGCGCTGGTCTCTGGGCGATCCGCTGGTGCCTGACGGGTTTTCGGTCCCGGCACCGCTTCGGGAAAATCCTGAAATCGATCCCGACGTCCTTTTGGTGCCCATGCTTGCCTTCGACCGGGAAGGCAGGCGCATGGGCTATGGCGCCGGGTTCTACGACCGGACGCTGCAGGCTCTCAGACGCCGCCGGCCGGTGATCGCAATCGGCCTGGCCTATGCCGACCAGGAGGTTGATCGCGTGCCGACGGACGCCTATGACGAGCCCCTCGATTGGGTCGTCACAGAGCGGTTCGCGATCCGCTGCGCTCCGACGGTCGATCAGCCGTAA